One stretch of Deltaproteobacteria bacterium DNA includes these proteins:
- a CDS encoding arylmalonate decarboxylase yields MGDALGWRRKFAVIAPSTNTSVQPEFDDMRPEGVTNHFARIWIPDDPIHDDADFEQLMRNIRAEVDNAIDRVMTCRPDYLIMGMSSETFWDGAEGSRRLLANVENRSGVRVAMGSYACEAALEAYGGIRRLGVITPYMPVGDSQVVRFFTDCGYEVARLKGLKCESPVLIAHVQADTLEAAIREVDGDDVDAVVQVGTNLAMARVAGEAEQRLGKPVIAINTAIYWYALRQNGLSDKVEGFGALLERF; encoded by the coding sequence ATGGGTGACGCACTGGGATGGCGCCGCAAGTTCGCCGTCATCGCCCCTTCCACCAATACCTCGGTACAGCCGGAGTTCGACGACATGCGGCCGGAGGGTGTGACCAACCACTTCGCCCGCATCTGGATTCCCGACGATCCCATCCACGACGACGCGGACTTCGAGCAGTTGATGCGCAACATCCGCGCGGAGGTGGACAACGCCATCGACCGTGTCATGACCTGCCGGCCGGACTACCTGATCATGGGCATGTCCTCGGAGACGTTCTGGGACGGCGCCGAGGGCAGCCGGCGCCTGCTGGCCAACGTGGAAAATCGGTCGGGCGTCCGTGTGGCCATGGGCTCGTACGCGTGCGAGGCGGCGCTGGAGGCCTACGGCGGCATCCGGCGCCTCGGCGTGATCACGCCCTACATGCCCGTGGGCGACTCCCAGGTGGTGCGTTTCTTCACCGACTGCGGCTACGAGGTGGCGCGCCTCAAGGGGCTCAAGTGCGAGAGCCCGGTGCTGATCGCGCATGTGCAGGCGGACACGCTGGAGGCGGCCATCCGGGAAGTGGACGGCGACGACGTGGACGCGGTGGTCCAGGTGGGCACCAACCTGGCCATGGCCCGCGTCGCGGGAGAGGCGGAACAACGCCTGGGCAAGCCGGTCATCGCCATCAACACGGCCATCTACTGGTACGCGCTGCGCCAGAACGGC